acatattaaatgaatccggaatgacttcaaatttggcacacaattcataaatgacataacatagctattcaaattttcagaatcggattccggctccgatatcaaaaagtcaaccccgtggtcaaacttggaagtcTTTAACATTTAAATTGCTAGttttaaatggtcataacttgagttagggacctccaaatcaaattttgggcgtacgcccaagtcccaaatcacgatacggagctatcggaactgtcaaaacattgatccgggtctgtttgctaaaactgttgaccaaagtcaactcagttgagttttaaagctctatttcacattttaatccatttttcacatgaaaactttcaaaaaaaatttacggactgcgcacgcaagtcgaggaatgataattagtgcttttcgaggtcttagaacacataattacttattaaatttaaagatgatattttgggtcatcacaataataTACTGGAGGTCCAGCATAATATGGTAGAAGTTTATACagatgtgctccaatctccagtatattatgctggaacttttcgtgtgttgGTGTTGCAATATAATATGATGGAAGTTTATatacatgtgctccaatctctagtatattatgcttaAACTTTCCGTATTGTAGCAAAATAGTGACCATTTTTAATGACTTTACAAAtactgactattttttaattatcaatcCGAAAAGTGGCTATCCCGTGCTATTTTCGCATTTTAACCCggaccctcttttttttttttgaatcatgACCGCGAAAAGTGAATACCTAACACTATTTTTACACTTCTTTTCATGAAACTCAAAACAAGAAATGTAAATAGGAAAAATAGAGTCCATAGTATATACTCTTTTCACGGCCCCGCCTTCCTCTTTCACCTTCTCATTTCTTCTCTTGTTCGTTTCCCTTTATTCAGTAAAAAGCCATAAAAACTACGACTAGAGGCACGAAGCTCCAATTCTTGTTGTTATCAATGGGTTGAATGTAGCTTCTTTGACAATTCTTGCTTCAGTTGCTGCCCTTTCCTGTTTTTTCTCAAACGGTAAGAGCACTATGTTCATTTATTCAATTCCTTTCCCtctctttattatattattatattgttaaatcttTCTGGGTTTATccaattttcctttcatttgatTCATCGATGGCTAATAGGGTACCAAAAAGGATGTCTCTATTTAAAGATAGggtttttattattatatggtaTATGCTATAAAGGGTGTGTAATTTTCAATGAATTAATAATTTTCCTTGGGAAATTGTTTCTACATCATTTTCAAATGTTTTACCATAGGATCTTTACGAAGAGTAGTTGGGTCAGGTTATGGGGTGGGTTAGTATGGATCCCGGTAAATAAAATTTGGCGTGGGTCTCTTTAATCCTGAAGTGACACGTGTCATTCCGTCCAAATTAGGGGTATTTTTGAACCAAAGTTTAACGGTAGGGGTGCGAACACACTGATAGTGAAACAACGGGTAAATATAAACAATTTTCATTAGTAAAGggggtatatttggccattttctgtactttttatttcaaagattgaCTATATTGTGGTGGAAATCTTGAGGTTAAAGCAAGTGATATAGAGTAAAGTTGGGATACTTGTggaagaaaatgactttttcCCACTAAGTAACTCATTAGTGAATGAGTTCATATTTTCCCTTTTGGTGGGAAAAGAAAATGATTTCAACAAGTCATCCAAAATGTATGATTGCTAGCATCTGGCTTTGCCCTATAGTTAGCTCAGCGCCAATCAAGAATGCCAAGGAATTCCAAGAGTCGCCAAAATATATCttctaaattataaataaaaagaatcaaTACTCGACCTGTATGGAAATGGAACCCAATCATACATGTGAACACTAACAATCTCTCATTCCCCTCTAAAGGGCTTTTTTAGTATTCATAGAAAGACATCACaaaacctcttgcagaaatgcagggcaAGACTGTGTATAATAGATCCTTGTGGTTCggtccttccccggaccccgcacaTAGCAGAAGCTTAGTTCCCTGTGTAAAAAGAAAATGATTTAGTGAGGAGGAAAAAAATAGGAGTATCAAATTTCTACCAATAAGTAATATGCTGGAGTATAACTTTGATACGATTGTATTGCCTTATTTCAGTTCAGCACCTAATCTTTAGTTATTGCTTGTTTATTCTGCAGCTaagctgcccccccccccccacaacaaTCAAGTGCTGCAAAGTTTAAACATTAGCCTAGTAGTAATGTCATTTTTGCATTTCGTCCCGCTTATTGGTATTTTAGATGATGACTGTTTGAGCTACAGCTTCTGCCTGCAAGTAAGTTTTTAATATAAGTTCTTTCCTATCCTGACTAGCTTATCGACTATCATACAGGTAATGCTCTATTCTATGTGAATCCTTGACTGACGATAGAGGAGAGCCACATGCATAAAAGACTTGTTGTTACTTCAGCGGTGGATGTCATCGCTGGAAATGCTGATCTTTTATACGAAATTCTACTCCGTTTGCCTGCAAGATCTCTCATCAGGTTCAGTCTTGTATGCAAATTTTGGTGCTCAATCATTACCAGTATACAATTTAGGTTTAGTCATAGTCGTACTCTTGCATTTTCTAATGCTCTAACCCCGTCTGGGATCTACTTTTACAATTGCCTAACCGATCCCCAAAAAGTTGAATCCCTTCCACTCACTGATAATGTAACTAGCCTCCCTCCTCTTGAAGTAGTTGACCACATGGCCGCAACATTAGGAGATGCACTCAAGGATCTGCATGTCAAGGATACGCAAGTCAAGGTCACACAATCTTGCAATGGCCTGTTAATGTGTGTGATCACTTGCAAAACCGGTGTAAGTAATATCAGACGTGGTATGGTTTACAATCCTGCAAATAAAGGGTGTCATTTATTGCCTACACCCTATGATAACAAGTATTCTGAAGTGGTCTGTTATAATCTGATAGTTGATCCTTTAGAACCACCATATTATAAAGCTGTGTGTATTAAGCATGTGGATTCCTATTCTTCGGATGTCGAAGTGAGTGTGTATGTGCCAGGGAGTGAGTCATGGAGATCTTGTTGCCGTTTCTCTCTACCCTATGGTATGCGCTTTGACAGTGGAGTGTTTTGGAATGGTGCAATTCATTGGATTGGTGAATACTCCATTTACTTTGATGCTAAATCACAGGAAATTGTAAGGAAAAATATGCCACCAAGGCCTCAGGGAGATTGTACCCAAAAGATTAGGTATGTTGGGGAATGGGGCGGCCATTTGCATCTTATTCAGGTTCAGAGCCTATATGCCAAGAAATTTAATGTGCTCGAATTAGACAAAAATACCTGGAAGTGGTCAGTGAAGTATCGTGTTCATCTTGCTAGGTTAATTTCAGCATTTCCCGAGATGATTCAGCAGACATCATCTGGCACACAATATGCATTTTCCATTTTGTCAGTGATTCgaggagagaaagaagaagattcAGTCCTACTGCTAACTATTCCGGGGAAGGTGATCGCCTACAACTTAGTGCTTAAAACTGCTGAAGTAGTCCGCGAGTTGCCTGGTCAAATAGGTGATACTTTACACTTTAATCATGTTAGCGCTTATCAGTATACTGAAAGTTTGGTTCCGGTTAAAAAGTGAGAAGTTATCTTGCAGGTATTTCATGTGAAGGATTCTTCAAAAATGCTAGAAAACTAATTTCAAATCTTAGCTTTCGTAGTTTCATTTGGGGATTCAGTATAAATGTGATAGAACCTTTACTGAAAAAATGAGTTCAATGTTTTATCTGCACAAAAAGATTGTGCTCAACACTTTAGGTATTTAGTTTTATAGTGTGAATGAATATTGTGGTGCTCCTTGTTTGTTGGTAGTTTTGAGTGGGTTGTAATTGAAACCCATAACCTGGAATGGACAGGATACCTTGGCTCATAGTCTGGTTTTTAGGCATAATCATTCTCTAGTGTTTACCTCAAATCCAACAATTTAACTTTAGGATTCAAACATTATAGTGAGATACATAACACTTAACCATAGTTTTTTGTTAATAAAGGTTTATATATGAAACACACGGATTGTGGGTAAGTCTGTTCCCTGTTCTGCTCTCTCCACTGCCTTGCTCACAGCATCATAAGTTCTATTAGCTATTACTACAGTCTGTGTATATATAGTGGGAGATTTACAGTGGCAAAGCAGAAGTTTTTGCAAGCAAATTCAgaagaaaataagatttgaaCTTGTAACCTTGTAATcccctcatatatatatatatatatatatatatatatatatatatatatgtgtgtgtgtgtgtgtgtgtgtgtgtgtgtgtaaagaTGTTATATTGGGAAAAGTTTTGTccataaaaaaattgaatttgtgacctaaggaaccattacACTAAGAATCTTCTCTATGTCAAAAGAGTTCGACagtaatatttaattaaaatgaTATCTTTTTGCTTATTTGCATAGTGTAACATTGTTACAATGGAATTGTTATCTCTCACCTAAACTTCCTATTCATGTAGTATTAGTTATCAATTGAGTCAATTGATCATTACAACAACATTTGATCTCTCCAGGAATGATGGGCATAG
The sequence above is drawn from the Nicotiana tabacum cultivar K326 chromosome 13, ASM71507v2, whole genome shotgun sequence genome and encodes:
- the LOC107764012 gene encoding F-box protein At5g07610-like isoform X2, which translates into the protein MHKRLVVTSAVDVIAGNADLLYEILLRLPARSLIRFSLVCKFWCSIITSIQFRFSHSRTLAFSNALTPSGIYFYNCLTDPQKVESLPLTDNVTSLPPLEVVDHMAATLGDALKDLHVKDTQVKVTQSCNGLLMCVITCKTGVSNIRRGMVYNPANKGCHLLPTPYDNKYSEVVCYNLIVDPLEPPYYKAVCIKHVDSYSSDVEVSVYVPGSESWRSCCRFSLPYGMRFDSGVFWNGAIHWIGEYSIYFDAKSQEIVRKNMPPRPQGDCTQKIRLISAFPEMIQQTSSGTQYAFSILSVIRGEKEEDSVLLLTIPGKVIAYNLVLKTAEVVRELPGQIGDTLHFNHVSAYQYTESLVPVKK
- the LOC107764012 gene encoding F-box protein At5g07610-like isoform X1 → MHKRLVVTSAVDVIAGNADLLYEILLRLPARSLIRFSLVCKFWCSIITSIQFRFSHSRTLAFSNALTPSGIYFYNCLTDPQKVESLPLTDNVTSLPPLEVVDHMAATLGDALKDLHVKDTQVKVTQSCNGLLMCVITCKTGVSNIRRGMVYNPANKGCHLLPTPYDNKYSEVVCYNLIVDPLEPPYYKAVCIKHVDSYSSDVEVSVYVPGSESWRSCCRFSLPYGMRFDSGVFWNGAIHWIGEYSIYFDAKSQEIVRKNMPPRPQGDCTQKIRYVGEWGGHLHLIQVQSLYAKKFNVLELDKNTWKWSVKYRVHLARLISAFPEMIQQTSSGTQYAFSILSVIRGEKEEDSVLLLTIPGKVIAYNLVLKTAEVVRELPGQIGDTLHFNHVSAYQYTESLVPVKK